A genomic stretch from Bos javanicus breed banteng chromosome 3, ARS-OSU_banteng_1.0, whole genome shotgun sequence includes:
- the LOC133244704 gene encoding transmembrane protein 258-like isoform X1 has translation MELEAMSRYTRPVNPAIFPRMTVVLLAADMFFTSWFFVYKVTSTKYTWHIYKELLISLVASLFMGFGVLCLLLWTVNIFQEPQCLGEAIWQVLYCCSTREAPPQSCIPLLMNTLFLPNRHLL, from the exons ATGGAGCTAGAGGCCATGAGTAGATATACCCGTCCAGTGAACCCAGCTATCTTTCCCCGTATGACTGTGGTGCTGTTGGCCGCTGACATGTTCTTCACCTCCTGGTTCTTTGTTTATAAGGTCACCTCCACCAAGTACACTTGGCATATCTACAAAGAACTCCTCATCTCTTTGGTGGCCTCACTCTTCATGGGCTTTGGAGTCCTCTGCCTGCTACTCTGG ACTGTGAATATTTTTCAGGAACCCCAGTGCCTTGGAGAAGCCATTTG gcaggttctttactgctgcagcaccagggaagcccctccacaaAGCTGCATTCCACTGCTGATGAACACATTGTTTCTCCCAAACCGCCACCTCCTCTGA
- the LOC133244704 gene encoding transmembrane protein 258-like isoform X2 — MELEAMSRYTRPVNPAIFPRMTVVLLAADMFFTSWFFVYKVTSTKYTWHIYKELLISLVASLFMGFGVLCLLLWTVNIFQEPQCLGEAI, encoded by the exons ATGGAGCTAGAGGCCATGAGTAGATATACCCGTCCAGTGAACCCAGCTATCTTTCCCCGTATGACTGTGGTGCTGTTGGCCGCTGACATGTTCTTCACCTCCTGGTTCTTTGTTTATAAGGTCACCTCCACCAAGTACACTTGGCATATCTACAAAGAACTCCTCATCTCTTTGGTGGCCTCACTCTTCATGGGCTTTGGAGTCCTCTGCCTGCTACTCTGG ACTGTGAATATTTTTCAGGAACCCCAGTGCCTTGGAGAAGCCATTTG A
- the MED8 gene encoding mediator of RNA polymerase II transcription subunit 8 isoform X2, which produces MRKWQAGWPWGLLSSLAPSQPSTTARLAPTEPLARMEAIVNLYQEMMKHADPRVQGYPLMESPLLMTSILLTYVYFVLSLGPRIMANRKPFQLRGFMVVYNFSLVALSLYIVYEFLMSGWLSSYTWRCDPVDFSNNPEALRMVRVAWLFLFSKFIELIDTLIFVLRKKDGQVTFLHVFHHSVLPWSWWWGVKIAPGGMGSFHAMINSSVHVIMYLYYGLSALGPVAQPYLWWKKHMTAIQLIQFVLVSLHISQYYFLPSCNYQYPVIIHLIWMYGTIFFVLFSNFWYQSYTKGKRLPRVSQQNGVPGTTKVKAN; this is translated from the exons ATGAGGAAGTGGCAGGCAGGCTGGCCCTGGGGACTGCTCTCCAGCCTTGCTCCATCCCAGCCCTCCACGACTGCCCGCCTGGCCCCCACTG AGCCCTTAGCGAGGATGGAGGCTATTGTGAACCTGTACCAGGAGATGATGAAGCATGCAG ATCCCCGGGTCCAGGGCTACCCTCTGATGGAGTCCCCCCTGCTAATGACCTCCATCCTCCTGACCTATGTATACTTCGTTCTCTCACTGGGCCCTCGCATCATGGCCAACCGGAAGCCCTTCCAGCTCCGTGGCTTCATGGTTGTCTACAACTTCTCACTGGTGGCACTTTCTCTCTACATTGTCTATGAG TTCCTGATGTCTGGCTGGCTAAGTTCCTACACCTGGCGCTGCGACCCAGTGGACTTTTCCAACAACCCGGAGGCACTGAGG ATGGTTCGAGTGGCCTGGCTCTTCCTCTTCTCCAAGTTCATTGAGCTGATAGATACA CTGATCTTTGTTCTCCGGAAGAAAGACGGACAGGTGACCTTCCTACATGTCTTCCATCACTCAGTGCTTCCCTGGAGCTGGTGGTGGGGGGTAAAAATAGCCCCAG GAGGAATGGGCTCTTTCCACGCCATGATCAACTCCTCTGTGCACGTCATCATGTACCTGTACTATGGACTGTCTGCCCTTGGGCCTGTGGCTCAGCCCTACCTTTGGTGGAAAAAGCACATGACAGCCATCCAGCTG ATCCAGTTTGTCCTGGTCTCGCTGCACATCTCCCAATACTACTTCCTGCCCAGTTGTAACTACCAGTACCCAGTCATCATCCACCTCATCTGGATGTACGGCACCATCTTCTTCGTGCTCTTCTCCAATTTCTGGTATCAGTCTTACACTAAAGGCAAGCGGCTGCCCCGTGTATCTCAGCAAAATGGAGTTCCAGGTACCACCAAAGTCAAGGCCAACTGA
- the MED8 gene encoding mediator of RNA polymerase II transcription subunit 8 isoform X3: MEAIVNLYQEMMKHADPRVQGYPLMESPLLMTSILLTYVYFVLSLGPRIMANRKPFQLRGFMVVYNFSLVALSLYIVYEFLMSGWLSSYTWRCDPVDFSNNPEALRMVRVAWLFLFSKFIELIDTLIFVLRKKDGQVTFLHVFHHSVLPWSWWWGVKIAPGGMGSFHAMINSSVHVIMYLYYGLSALGPVAQPYLWWKKHMTAIQLIQFVLVSLHISQYYFLPSCNYQYPVIIHLIWMYGTIFFVLFSNFWYQSYTKGKRLPRVSQQNGVPGTTKVKAN, translated from the exons ATGGAGGCTATTGTGAACCTGTACCAGGAGATGATGAAGCATGCAG ATCCCCGGGTCCAGGGCTACCCTCTGATGGAGTCCCCCCTGCTAATGACCTCCATCCTCCTGACCTATGTATACTTCGTTCTCTCACTGGGCCCTCGCATCATGGCCAACCGGAAGCCCTTCCAGCTCCGTGGCTTCATGGTTGTCTACAACTTCTCACTGGTGGCACTTTCTCTCTACATTGTCTATGAG TTCCTGATGTCTGGCTGGCTAAGTTCCTACACCTGGCGCTGCGACCCAGTGGACTTTTCCAACAACCCGGAGGCACTGAGG ATGGTTCGAGTGGCCTGGCTCTTCCTCTTCTCCAAGTTCATTGAGCTGATAGATACA CTGATCTTTGTTCTCCGGAAGAAAGACGGACAGGTGACCTTCCTACATGTCTTCCATCACTCAGTGCTTCCCTGGAGCTGGTGGTGGGGGGTAAAAATAGCCCCAG GAGGAATGGGCTCTTTCCACGCCATGATCAACTCCTCTGTGCACGTCATCATGTACCTGTACTATGGACTGTCTGCCCTTGGGCCTGTGGCTCAGCCCTACCTTTGGTGGAAAAAGCACATGACAGCCATCCAGCTG ATCCAGTTTGTCCTGGTCTCGCTGCACATCTCCCAATACTACTTCCTGCCCAGTTGTAACTACCAGTACCCAGTCATCATCCACCTCATCTGGATGTACGGCACCATCTTCTTCGTGCTCTTCTCCAATTTCTGGTATCAGTCTTACACTAAAGGCAAGCGGCTGCCCCGTGTATCTCAGCAAAATGGAGTTCCAGGTACCACCAAAGTCAAGGCCAACTGA
- the CDC20 gene encoding cell division cycle protein 20 homolog, whose translation MAQFVFESDLHSLLQLDTPIPNAPPARWQRKAKEAAGPAPSPMRAANRSHSAGRTPGRTPGKSSSKLQTTPSKPGGDRYIPHRNASQMEVASFLLSKENQPDNSETPTKKEHQKAWALNLNGFDMEEAKILRLSGKPQNAPEGYQNRLKVLYSQKATPGSSRKTCRYIPSLPDRILDAPEIRNDYYLNLVDWSSGNVLAVALDNSVYLWSASTGDILQLLQMEQPGDYISSVAWIKEGNYLAVGTSSAEVQLWDVQQQKRLRNMTSHSARVGSLCWNSYILSSGSRSGHIHHHDVRVAEHHVATLSGHSQEVCGLRWAPDGRHLASGGNDNLVNVWPSAPGEGGWVPLQTFTQHQGAVKAVAWCPWQSNVLATGGGTSDRHIRIWNVCSGACLSAVDAHSQVCSILWSPHYKELISGHGFAQNQLVIWKYPTMAKVAELKGHTARVLSLTMSPDGATVASAAADETLRLWRCFELDPARRREREKASAAKSSLIHQSIR comes from the exons ATGGCCCAGTTCGTGTTCGAGAGTGACTTGCACTCGCTGCTGCAGCTGGATACACCCATCCCCAATGCACCCCCTGCGCGCTGGCAGCGCAAAGCGAAGGAAGCCGCGGGGCCGGCCCCCTCGCCTATGCGGGCAGCCAACCGATCCCACAGCGCCGGCAGGACCCCAGGCCGAACTCCCG GCAAATCGAGCTCCAAGCTTCAGACCACTCCCAGCAAACCTGGCGGTGACCGCTATATCCCCCATCGCAATGCTTCCCAGATGGAGGTGGCTAGCTTCCTCCTGAGCAAGGAGAACCAGCCTGACAACAGTGAGACGCCCACCAAGAAG GAACATCAGAAAGCATGGGCTTTGAATCTGAACGGTTTTGACATGGAGGAAGCCAAGATCCTTCGGCTCAGTGGAAAACCACAAAATGCCCCAGAGG GTTACCAGAACAGACTAAAAGTACTCTATAGCCAGAAGGCCACGCCGGGCTCCAGCAGGAAGACCTGTCGTTACATTCCTTCCCTGCCAGACCGCATCCTGGATGCCCCTGAAATCCGGAATGACTACT ACCTGAACCTTGTGGATTGGAGCTCTGGGAATGTGCTGGCTGTGGCTTTGGACAACAGTGTATACTTGTGGAGTGCTAGCACTGGTGACATTTTGCAGCTGCTGCAAATGGAGCAGCCTGGGGACTATATATCTTCTGTGGCCTGGATCAAAGAGGGCAACTACCTGGCTGTGGGCACCAGCAGTGCCGAGGTGCAG CTATGGGATGTGCAACAGCAGAAACGGCTTCGAAACATGACCAGTCATTCTGCCCGAGTGGGCTCCCTCTGTTGGAATAGCTATATCCTGTCCAG TGGCTCACGCTCCGGCCACATCCACCACCATGACGTTCGGGTAGCGGAACACCATGTGGCCACGCTGAGTGGCCACAGCCAGGAAGTGTGTGGGTTGCGCTGGGCCCCGGATGGAAGGCATCTAGCCAGTGGCGGCAACGACAATCTGGTCAACGTGTGGCCTAGTGCTCCTGGAGAGGGCGGCTGGGTTCCTCTGCAGACCTTCACCCAGCATCAAGGGGCTGTCAAG GCTGTAGCTTGgtgtccctggcagtccaacgTCCTGGCAACTGGCGGGGGCACAAGTGACCGACACATTCGTATCTGGAACGTCTGCTCTGGGGCCTGTCTGAGTGCCGTGGATGCCCATTCCCAG GTGTGCTCCATCCTCTGGTCTCCCCACTACAAGGAGCTTATCTCAGGCCACGGCTTTGCCCAGAACCAGCTGGTTATTTGGAAGTACCCAACCATGGCCAAGGTGGCTGAGCTGAAAG gtcacacagcccgGGTGCTCAGTCTGACCATGAGCCCAGATGGGGCTACAGTGGCATCCGCAGCAGCAGATGAGACCCTGCGACTGTGGCGCTGCTTTGAGCTGGACCCTGCCCGGCGGCGGGAGCGGGAGAAGGCCAGCGCGGCCAAAAGCAGCCTCATCCACCAAAGCATCCGCTGA